Proteins from a genomic interval of Zingiber officinale cultivar Zhangliang chromosome 2A, Zo_v1.1, whole genome shotgun sequence:
- the LOC122041086 gene encoding protein CURVATURE THYLAKOID 1A, chloroplastic-like, with the protein MAATASAALCPAAVLTGARIPSPVVATARATVRFFSPPRLYSSSKLLHLDSQSQDVCRFFSLRARASSDESSSSADDVLADLKAKWDSLENKSTVLLYGGGALVAVWLSSVVVGAINSVPLLPKVLELVGLGYTGWFVYRYLLFKESRKELASDIEDLKKKIAGSSE; encoded by the exons ATGGCGGCGACGGCATCTGCAGCGTTGTGCCCCGCGGCGGTTCTCACCGGAGCTCGCATTCCCTCGCCTGTCGTTGCCACTGCTCGAGCCACCGTCCGCTTCTTCTCTCCGCCTCGACTTTATTCTTCGTCCAAACTCCTCCATCTTGACTCCCAATCGCAAG ATGTTTGCAGATTCTTTTCACTCCGTGCAAGAGCTTCTTCAGATGAGTCATCTTCCTCTGCAGATGATGTTCTTGCAGATTTGAAGGCGAAA TGGGATTCACTGGAGAACAAATCCACTGTGCTCTTATATGGCGGCGGTGCACTTGTAGCGGTGTGGCTATCATCGGTTGTTGTTGGGGCAATCAATTCAGTTCCTCTG CTTCCAAAAGTCCTGGAGTTAGTAGGTCTTGGATATACTGGATGGTTTGTGTACCGGTACCTGCTTTTTAAG GAAAGCAGAAAGGAGCTTGCCAGTGACATTgaagatttgaagaaaaaaattgctGGCTCAAGTGAATGA